A window of Plasmodium vinckei vinckei genome assembly, chromosome: PVVCY_03 genomic DNA:
CAATTTTTGTATGATCTGTTCATGCATTTTGGTCTCCATTggatttttcattttctctGCGGATGCAGTTAATACCAACCACAAGGCTGTAATATATGGTTaggaaaagaaataaatagaCTCACCACGCATATTTATCtgttcatatatttgtCTATCCATTTCCACACATACAGTTTTCTTTGACATGCATGATAAACACagtgaaataaatatatagtacCATTCCAATTAAAATAGTTAACCATTTTACtacattatatacataccaATTTTTTGCaaccattttttaaacaccTTTAGGCATCATCGTTTCCATAGGACAAGCAATACACTTGAACTTATTAAAGCAAAAAttaattgtatataaaaacaaaacgaAAATTTTACACTACAATTTAATATACTCCtccattattttgtttatatatttatcagtAACTGGAAGAATATTGCAAATTCTTAATTTAACATATCACGAATTTACCTTATTAATTCTTTCTTGTAAGTTTATGACAAAAATCACGAACAAATAATTCACACACACAAatgtaattttattaacatgtacatatttttttttactaatataattttacaaCATTCTCAGGTGTATCATCCATTTGTGTAACATTCTCATCGTTTATGTGTGTATATTACACAGACAATGTTGCTTATAATATGATTGGAAATGTAAAGTCAACACttcaaacatttttaagtaaattttataactcAGAAGAATTTAATACAAGCACAATGATTGGAATAATATTAACTACATTAGGCTCGTTTGCATATGGATATTCTAGcgaatattcaaaaaaaaaaattaattaaaaaaaaatatgaacaaatcAGGCAACATATGtccatataattaatatatcatcATCCTTACTGCATTACActgttattattaaaaaatgtaataatgttaggagtattatttttttcgtatttttattttttgttttaacaacataaatgaataaacTGTAAAAGAATGCAATTTTATTGTTCTTTTATCtaattccatttttaactccatatattttataaattatgacTAGACTTTTACTTACATGTACTGTGCATGTCAtttaatatgtattatagtaaaataagaattttaaaattgtttattacTACACATTCGATTGcccatatttttcattttattaacttCACCTTTATTtgctttttaaatataattggaATAGTAAACTAATAGAGGGCAGACAACTATGCATAGCATGGGATAAGGttaacttaaaaaattcacCAATACAATAAATACATTTCTTACTGTCTTTTATGAacatgtaaataatatttaaaatcgAAATGTACTATCAacctatttttttattcatttatttattgtaaaatattcaatGTATGTGTGTTTGCATTTTAGTAATGCCTagtttataataatacagCATATGTTTCTTCATAAAAttggtatatataaatatattagatTTGTTTACATaagttatataaaattaaagtaaaaaataatatatattttatgtacatgataatatttccactattttttattttgcgATTATTCCAGCTTTCTTTGTGTAAAAAAGTCTagctttatttttgatataacatttttacactttctaaaagaaataagtatataaaagaatttaagaattcaaaaaaacaataaaaaatattaataaaactaAATGTATTAATAAAGCTAAATgtgttaataaaacaaaaaatgtattggTAAAACactattaaattttattttcttgccctcaataataaaataccCAAAATACATTCATATAAGTGTATACACAATCATGTGAAATATGAGACCAagttattaaatttatgtttacatttttatattacattctccagttttatatttttacagtaattttaatattttttttcataccCTTTTAAATTTGATTGAATTCCATGTTTATGCATCATATACACAAAACATACACATgctttacatttttttgtattaatcCCTTTCCaattgaaataatttttattttcaaatttttatcttttttcgTTTCACGCAATAAGTAGCATTATATaccattatatatttttttacacgTTCTTACACAGCTTGTTTCTATATAtctttctttatattttctattccctaatttaatatatatatatatacccacactttattttttattatattacaaTTCCCTATCACCCAATCACATTACTTCTTCCCTAACTCTAtctcactttttttttcatttttggataactttaaaattgttaatatataatagtcTAAATAAGAAGGATGAACTAAAAAATTCAGACACTTTcaacacatatataatatttgttcccttttttttgtttatctaCCGATTATCTGTTAATATATTCCCGCTATATATTAGTTTTGTGATAAACTCAAGACCATAGataaaatgtgtatatacGGACATGCAAAGATGCCAACATATATCTATAAtcaaatatgaatatataacaataatgaacgtacataaaatttttagaaatttttttatgaatgtTCAatgatacatatataaaatataatatatattaaaatagcTAACAGCCGAATAGTGAATATTATGagtcataaaaataataatatgaattttGATCCACCAAATAGTAACCTAAACAAAGGCAATAACAATTTAAGAAATTTTAACAATACAAATCATGGAAACattaattcatttaatCATGAATCATTTCCAATCAATACCAATAATATAAGAAATtatggaaataatattatttcaaaaaatgtgaatcctcgtgatgaaaataattttttttgtaacccccatattaaaaattataattatgaaataaatgacCAAATtagatataataataatatcataGATAATTCGGGTTCTAATAATGGACAAATACATGGatcttataattatatgacatctaaaaatattcaaaatgtAAACGACACAAATCCACTAGCAAATAGACAAAATAGTAGCATGATTCAACAAACTAACAGTTCTAACAATCGAATGATGGATAACAttcacaaaataaataatatcaatGATATTGGCTATCCaggaaatataaataaaatacataatattaataatgtatTAGATCCAAACAATTTTAACAACATGCATagattaaataatattaacacTATGAATCGAATAGAAAATATgactaataaaaatgtgcaTACACAAaactataattatattcataataaCCATATTAAcagtgaaaatataaataatatttataaccCTATGGAACGTCAAACTAATATAAATCACTATGCaaataacaatattaacgatacatataattttaatgcaATTCAAaacattaataatataacaaagtttaataaaaataatcaaaacGATATTTCCAATAATATTCCCTTTAATAcaccaaataaaaataattttaatttaccTAACATACATTCGGAAAACAAACAAATCGGGGGTCACTACATTCACAATTATTCAATTAATGGAACTTcggatataaaaaatgtaaatatcaATCGATTAGCCAATagaaatgataataattttatgtttcATGAAAAAGCAAATGAAACACTTCggaatcaaaataataataacaccAATTTAAGTGATAGACAAATAATTAATGCACACTCTGGTCGGATTGATAAAGATAACTTGGATAGTGAAGGTAATTTAATATcccaaaaataaaaaaaataatattttaatgaaaaataaaaccacTAATTTTCCTACatacaatttatttatgaccatgttaatatatttgactATTTTCTaactatataaattttcaggtaataataaaaatatatacacagGTCATAACTATCCATATGAAatgggaaaaaataatatgaacatAGTAGGCGGAATGAACCAAGGAggttataatataaataaccAAGTGCAAAATAATAGATCTAAAAATGGTCATGCAAATAATAcatttgaaaatgaaatgatGAACTCATATAATATGAACATGTCAGGTAATTCTATTGCACAAggcaataatttttatgaccCAGCAAGAAATTttgcaaataataattatggtATTAATAATGTTCCAATAAACAATTATCAAAATGGTATGACATATGatcaatattt
This region includes:
- a CDS encoding GDP-fructose:GMP antiporter, putative — protein: MMNKKLPVLFSITTYLASSITSVFVNKYMLITNILDTIFLIFLQHLSCLAFLFIFKSYLSKIQKEDDVKNEFFSLYEGIKHLWPLIISFNFTLIFGNLCLKYTIISSYQLARSMTLPFNFIFSYFFFKHIKFNFCMICSCILVSIGFFIFSADAVNTNHKAVIYGIIVSIGQAIHLNLLKQKLIVYKNKTKILHYNLIYSSIILFIYLSVTGRILQILNLTYHEFTLLILSCVSSICVTFSSFMCVYYTDNVAYNMIGNVKSTLQTFLSKFYNSEEFNTSTMIGIILTTLGSFAYGYSSEYSKKKIN